A genome region from Chengkuizengella sp. SCS-71B includes the following:
- a CDS encoding YolD-like family protein, whose translation MGSKPYILPEHKECINDYQQVLNRKSKPELAEEEVNVISEQLSDSMLSKSEITVELFRAFGQNAFKTGTVTKFDTQLKQIKLEFESEYEWIKFDDIVGVSYCLPILNERYYEFCITFLIQNVECQPFLN comes from the coding sequence GTGGGAAGCAAGCCGTATATACTACCAGAACACAAAGAATGTATAAATGATTATCAACAAGTGCTAAATAGAAAGTCGAAACCAGAACTTGCAGAGGAAGAAGTTAATGTTATATCAGAGCAGTTATCAGATTCCATGTTAAGTAAATCAGAAATTACAGTTGAGTTGTTCAGAGCTTTTGGTCAGAATGCGTTTAAAACTGGAACAGTAACTAAATTTGATACCCAATTAAAACAAATTAAACTAGAGTTTGAGAGTGAATATGAATGGATTAAGTTTGATGATATCGTGGGGGTTTCGTATTGCTTACCGATCTTGAACGAAAGGTATTACGAATTTTGTATAACTTTTCTCATTCAAAACGTAGAATGCCAACCATTCCTGAACTAG
- a CDS encoding HNH endonuclease, with protein sequence MKQNKITLADILHHLEHLEDNPDKALHMDNLLSVCSSCHNKGHPEKGKKDQRKKKARRIKVIEVKANVK encoded by the coding sequence ATAAAACAAAACAAGATAACTCTAGCAGATATATTACACCATTTAGAACACTTAGAAGATAATCCAGATAAAGCGTTACACATGGATAATCTATTAAGTGTTTGTTCGTCGTGCCATAATAAAGGACACCCAGAGAAAGGGAAGAAGGACCAGAGAAAGAAGAAAGCTAGACGAATCAAAGTAATAGAAGTAAAGGCGAATGTGAAGTGA
- a CDS encoding peptidase G2 autoproteolytic cleavage domain-containing protein, which produces MAFSLNGSDEWEYGDACFAGKITSGRGCDFAELFLTLDGKPIDNGYFVTTEGKKIRKATDKDNYILGVTSAVPGFLTGSSGYEWNKRYMTDEWGQVLYEEVTIPAEKDENGNIILPEQIEKRQKLNPEYDPDKQYIPRAERAGWEAVGLVGQLLVRDDGTSEVNGFCKPNAEGIATRAHSGYRVLERTGENQILIIVK; this is translated from the coding sequence TTGGCATTTAGTCTTAATGGCTCTGATGAATGGGAATACGGAGATGCATGTTTTGCAGGAAAAATTACTTCTGGTAGAGGATGCGATTTCGCTGAATTATTTTTAACGTTGGATGGTAAACCTATTGATAATGGATATTTTGTTACAACTGAAGGGAAGAAAATAAGAAAAGCTACGGATAAGGATAATTATATTTTAGGTGTAACCAGTGCTGTTCCTGGTTTTTTAACTGGCAGTTCAGGCTATGAATGGAATAAGCGATATATGACAGATGAGTGGGGACAGGTGTTATATGAGGAGGTTACTATCCCAGCGGAAAAAGATGAGAATGGTAACATCATTTTACCTGAGCAAATCGAAAAAAGACAAAAATTAAATCCAGAATATGATCCAGACAAACAATATATTCCAAGAGCAGAAAGAGCAGGATGGGAAGCTGTTGGATTAGTCGGTCAACTATTAGTGAGAGATGATGGAACAAGTGAAGTGAATGGGTTTTGCAAACCGAACGCTGAAGGTATTGCTACAAGAGCTCATAGTGGTTATCGAGTTTTAGAACGAACAGGTGAAAACCAAATTTTAATTATTGTAAAATAA
- a CDS encoding N-acetylmuramoyl-L-alanine amidase produces the protein MPEVGFIVVHDTGNDGSTALQNITYYENSNNVMYASAHIFVDDTGIYECIPLLTDTPEKAWHVLYQKPLDNQIFGDDANVIISLIHSVKQIHKTHFLKWVNLMNNYYRM, from the coding sequence ATGCCAGAAGTAGGTTTTATTGTTGTTCACGACACAGGGAACGATGGTTCTACAGCTTTACAAAACATTACCTATTACGAGAATTCAAACAATGTCATGTACGCTTCAGCTCATATTTTTGTAGACGATACAGGTATTTATGAGTGTATTCCTTTACTAACAGATACACCTGAAAAGGCATGGCATGTTCTATATCAAAAACCTTTAGATAATCAGATATTTGGTGATGATGCGAATGTCATCATATCCTTGATCCACAGCGTAAAACAGATCCACAAAACGCACTTTCTAAAATGGGTAAATCTTATGAACAATTATTACAGGATGTAG